One part of the Moorena sp. SIOASIH genome encodes these proteins:
- a CDS encoding PEP-CTERM sorting domain-containing protein, with amino-acid sequence MPIQTKQGGGQMKNITMLSTTLLIATSGLVLVAPQAASALNWNWSYSAPGIEASGTFTTNDTPDDLGFFLISEITGTRNSETITGLQPTGTSTPGNEPFEVDNLISLDANQLTTDGFGFSTSAGNFVNVFFASFLQPPSFFEVFSAPPLITGFENLGPEDSELPISFSAKPVIVPEPTHSISIFTLATLGLASTIKRKLKPSPSKQKV; translated from the coding sequence ATGCCTATACAAACTAAACAGGGAGGCGGACAGATGAAAAATATAACTATGCTATCTACCACACTCCTGATTGCTACCTCTGGATTAGTTTTGGTGGCACCCCAGGCAGCTTCAGCTTTAAATTGGAACTGGAGTTATTCTGCTCCTGGTATCGAAGCCAGTGGTACTTTCACTACTAATGATACTCCTGATGATTTGGGTTTTTTCCTGATTTCTGAAATTACTGGCACGCGCAACAGCGAAACCATTACTGGTTTGCAACCTACTGGTACTTCTACACCGGGAAACGAACCTTTTGAAGTTGACAATTTAATTAGTCTTGATGCTAATCAGTTAACAACTGACGGCTTTGGGTTTTCCACCTCAGCTGGAAACTTTGTTAATGTCTTTTTCGCTAGTTTTTTGCAGCCCCCTAGTTTTTTTGAAGTTTTTTCAGCACCGCCATTGATCACTGGTTTTGAAAATTTAGGACCGGAAGATAGTGAGTTACCGATTAGTTTTTCTGCGAAACCGGTGATTGTCCCTGAACCCACTCATAGTATAAGTATCTTTACCCTTGCCACTCTCGGCTTAGCTTCAACCATCAAACGTAAGCTTAAACCTTCCCCATCTAAACAAAAGGTTTAG
- a CDS encoding CAP family protein, with amino-acid sequence MNRKQFLRIVYLGLATIIPLGIINSNSVMGQTGINLSTLRSTSLSKHNTYRSTHHSPNMTLSSSLNNSAQSWANHLASNGVFEHSNTNVGENLFVSYTTASSVDTATLGNQAVTKWYQEVSAYDYANPGFSGRTGHFTQVVWKNSTQLGCGAAQGVKTIQGRKYNAFYVVCQYGPAGNVLGQFPDNVMAP; translated from the coding sequence ATGAATCGGAAGCAATTCTTGAGGATTGTTTATCTCGGCTTGGCAACGATAATTCCCTTGGGGATAATCAATAGTAACTCAGTTATGGGGCAAACAGGAATAAACTTAAGTACATTGCGCAGCACAAGTTTGTCTAAGCACAATACCTATCGGAGCACCCATCATAGTCCTAATATGACCCTGAGTAGTTCTCTCAACAACAGTGCTCAAAGCTGGGCGAATCATCTGGCAAGCAATGGCGTTTTCGAACACAGTAACACCAATGTGGGAGAAAATCTCTTTGTCTCCTATACCACAGCATCCTCTGTAGACACAGCTACCCTAGGGAACCAAGCAGTGACTAAGTGGTACCAAGAGGTTTCTGCCTATGACTATGCCAATCCAGGGTTTTCTGGGAGGACCGGGCATTTTACTCAGGTGGTGTGGAAGAATAGTACCCAATTAGGGTGTGGTGCAGCCCAGGGCGTCAAAACTATTCAAGGTAGAAAATATAACGCCTTCTATGTCGTCTGCCAATATGGGCCTGCGGGTAATGTGCTTGGGCAGTTTCCTGATAACGTTATGGCACCTTAG
- a CDS encoding acylneuraminate cytidylyltransferase family protein has product MVDSKTPTVVALIPARAGSKRVPGKNIRRLKGHPLIAYTIAAATQSQVFSAVIVSTDSEEVADIARYYSAEVPFLRPPEYATDKSPDIEWIDYTLRHLSNLGRDFDCFSILRPTSPCRQPQTIQRAWQEFLAQADQVDSLRAVEKCQQHPGKMWVLKGNLMKPLLEQNTFELGNSQVNHNLQPPNLQPPNLGQKATLREQPPTPQPSTPQPSTPHTPWHSTPYQALPEVYVQNASLEIAWSKVVLKEYTIAGKVIMPFITHDHEGLDINDLKDWWYLEYLIAQGEAQLPVVSQKPM; this is encoded by the coding sequence TTGGTAGATTCTAAAACTCCGACAGTAGTTGCCCTGATTCCAGCCCGAGCTGGTTCCAAACGAGTACCTGGTAAAAATATTCGTCGTTTAAAAGGGCATCCGTTAATTGCTTATACTATTGCTGCTGCAACCCAAAGCCAAGTGTTTTCAGCAGTGATTGTTTCCACTGACTCAGAGGAAGTGGCGGACATTGCTCGTTACTATAGCGCTGAGGTACCATTTTTGCGTCCGCCAGAGTATGCTACCGACAAGTCACCAGATATTGAGTGGATTGATTACACCCTGAGGCATTTGAGTAATCTGGGGCGAGACTTTGATTGCTTCAGCATCCTGCGACCAACCAGTCCTTGTCGCCAACCCCAGACCATTCAACGAGCTTGGCAGGAGTTTTTGGCTCAAGCTGATCAAGTAGACTCCTTACGGGCAGTAGAGAAATGCCAACAGCATCCTGGGAAAATGTGGGTACTCAAAGGCAACCTGATGAAACCGTTGCTTGAGCAGAACACTTTTGAATTAGGCAATTCTCAGGTTAACCATAACCTCCAACCCCCCAACCTCCAACCCCCCAACCTTGGCCAAAAGGCCACGCTACGCGAACAACCTCCAACCCCCCAACCTTCAACCCCCCAACCTTCAACCCCCCATACTCCCTGGCATAGTACTCCCTATCAGGCCCTGCCAGAGGTCTATGTGCAAAATGCTAGCTTAGAAATTGCTTGGTCAAAAGTGGTGCTGAAAGAGTATACAATTGCTGGAAAGGTGATTATGCCATTTATTACCCATGATCATGAGGGATTAGATATTAATGACTTGAAAGATTGGTGGTATCTGGAATATTTAATAGCACAGGGAGAAGCTCAGTTACCTGTGGTTTCCCAGAAACCAATGTAG
- a CDS encoding transketolase C-terminal domain-containing protein — protein sequence MTNLSLVPFREFQRLKDLDITPETHTQLFATYCRINTLYMIKQAGSGHIGSSFSSLDIVSWLFLNELRVRKTNSNQPRDIYFSSKGHDVPGLYSVLIGYGLLEFDRIHSLRRLDGLPGHPDISIPFLETNTGSLGMGVSKAKGMISANRLMGREGNVYLLTGDGELQEGQFWESLQPAANLGLHEMTVIVDHNKIQSDTWVSEVSDLGDLERKFAAYGWYVDRCDGNDVKALGNAIAKLKAVTNQPKILIADTIKGKGISFMEHTAITPEDNLYRFHSGAPDDEAYTKGVAELIAAANTQLEQIGASPLAVEMVSYAKPALVDGAQRLVSAYSKALVAKAERNQDLVVLDADLMLDCGLIPFKDKFPKRFFECGIAEQDMVSQAGGMALKGLLPIVHSFACFLSTRPNEQIYNNATERTKIIYVGSLAGLLPGGPGHSHQSVRDISALGAIPNMVMIEPANEAEVSLALDYCLHRTISSCYIRLVSIPCQIPYQLPEDYQLELGQGIALTEGRDAILFGYGPVLLPQAYQAAQLLAQNHGITLKVVNLPWLNFVDLDWLEQILQGYSWVFTLDNHYVIGGQGDRIVSGLAELGLSGQIQVRQFGVLDIPKCGQNQEVLRAHRLDAESLAFDINKSIM from the coding sequence ATGACAAATCTATCTCTAGTACCCTTTCGGGAGTTTCAACGCCTGAAGGATTTAGACATTACTCCCGAAACTCATACTCAGCTTTTTGCTACCTACTGTCGAATCAATACGTTATATATGATCAAACAGGCGGGTTCAGGGCATATTGGTAGTAGTTTTAGTAGTTTAGATATTGTTTCTTGGCTGTTTTTAAATGAATTACGGGTTAGGAAAACTAACTCTAATCAACCACGGGATATCTATTTTTCCTCTAAAGGTCACGATGTACCAGGTTTGTACTCGGTGTTGATTGGTTATGGTTTGCTGGAGTTTGACCGTATCCATAGCCTGAGGCGGCTAGATGGACTTCCTGGTCATCCAGATATTTCCATTCCGTTCTTGGAAACCAATACCGGTTCCTTGGGAATGGGGGTTTCTAAGGCTAAGGGGATGATTAGCGCGAATCGGCTGATGGGTCGAGAGGGCAACGTTTATCTCTTAACTGGCGATGGGGAGTTGCAGGAGGGTCAGTTTTGGGAGTCTCTCCAACCAGCAGCAAATCTGGGACTCCATGAGATGACTGTGATTGTGGATCATAATAAAATCCAGTCCGATACTTGGGTGTCCGAAGTGAGTGATTTGGGGGACTTGGAACGGAAGTTTGCGGCCTATGGCTGGTATGTGGACCGCTGTGATGGCAATGATGTCAAGGCTTTAGGGAATGCGATCGCAAAATTGAAAGCAGTCACTAACCAGCCCAAAATCCTGATTGCTGACACCATTAAGGGAAAAGGAATCTCCTTTATGGAACATACAGCCATCACACCAGAAGACAACTTATATCGCTTCCATAGTGGCGCACCGGATGATGAAGCCTACACTAAGGGAGTGGCAGAACTAATTGCTGCTGCCAATACCCAGTTGGAACAAATTGGAGCATCCCCCTTAGCGGTAGAGATGGTATCCTATGCTAAACCTGCTTTAGTTGATGGGGCGCAACGGCTAGTTAGTGCCTATTCTAAAGCTTTGGTTGCCAAAGCAGAACGGAATCAAGACCTGGTAGTACTCGATGCCGATTTAATGCTCGATTGTGGGTTGATTCCCTTTAAAGACAAATTCCCGAAACGGTTCTTTGAGTGTGGTATTGCCGAACAAGATATGGTATCCCAGGCCGGGGGGATGGCACTGAAAGGGTTACTGCCCATCGTGCATTCCTTTGCTTGTTTCCTATCCACCAGACCCAATGAGCAAATCTATAATAATGCTACCGAACGGACTAAGATTATTTATGTTGGCTCCCTAGCTGGGTTGCTACCGGGTGGTCCTGGTCATTCTCACCAATCGGTAAGGGATATTTCCGCCTTAGGGGCGATACCGAATATGGTGATGATTGAACCAGCTAATGAAGCAGAAGTATCCCTAGCTCTAGACTACTGTTTGCATCGAACTATAAGTAGTTGCTATATAAGGCTAGTCTCGATCCCCTGTCAGATTCCCTATCAATTGCCAGAGGATTATCAGTTGGAGTTAGGTCAGGGGATTGCCTTAACTGAGGGGCGAGATGCTATTTTATTTGGTTACGGTCCCGTGCTGCTACCACAAGCCTATCAAGCTGCCCAGTTATTGGCTCAGAATCACGGTATCACCCTAAAAGTAGTGAATTTGCCTTGGCTAAATTTTGTAGATTTAGACTGGTTGGAGCAAATCCTCCAAGGTTACTCCTGGGTGTTTACCCTAGATAACCATTATGTGATAGGAGGACAGGGAGATCGGATTGTAAGTGGTTTGGCAGAATTAGGATTGTCTGGGCAAATACAGGTAAGGCAATTTGGAGTATTAGATATTCCTAAATGCGGTCAAAATCAGGAAGTGCTTCGTGCTCATCGGCTAGATGCTGAAAGCTTAGCATTTGATATTAATAAAAGTATCATGTAG
- a CDS encoding HAD hydrolase-like protein yields the protein MTTVLFWDIDSTLLTTKRAGIFALEDAASEVIGQTVSLTNIETAGMTDPIIAANILQEYGLSPEPKLVDQLLEGYINYLPKSLPRRQGYVLEGVIEILDALHDRTDVVSMLLTGNIEAGAKAKLTYYGLADYFSGGGFSDKTETRVDIAQQALAIASEKYGVIPSEKTYVIGDTPHDIHCGKAIGARVIAVASGHYDQESLEEHQPWWTIPSLPSSTVFMEKIGLKD from the coding sequence ATGACTACCGTTTTATTTTGGGACATCGACAGCACTTTATTAACCACAAAAAGAGCCGGGATATTTGCCCTAGAAGATGCTGCGAGTGAGGTAATTGGTCAAACGGTTTCACTGACAAATATAGAAACTGCAGGAATGACAGACCCAATAATTGCGGCTAATATTCTACAGGAGTACGGTTTGTCCCCAGAACCGAAATTGGTGGATCAACTGCTGGAAGGCTACATTAACTACTTGCCTAAGAGTTTGCCCCGCCGACAAGGATATGTCCTTGAAGGGGTAATCGAAATTCTAGATGCTTTGCATGATCGCACTGATGTGGTTTCGATGTTGCTGACAGGAAATATCGAAGCAGGAGCAAAGGCAAAATTAACCTATTATGGCTTGGCTGATTACTTTAGTGGTGGTGGATTTTCCGATAAAACTGAAACTAGAGTTGATATTGCCCAACAAGCTTTAGCGATCGCATCCGAGAAGTATGGTGTGATCCCATCAGAAAAGACTTACGTCATTGGCGATACTCCCCATGACATTCACTGTGGCAAAGCCATTGGTGCTCGTGTGATTGCCGTTGCCTCTGGTCACTATGACCAGGAGTCCCTAGAGGAACATCAGCCCTGGTGGACAATACCATCCCTGCCATCATCAACAGTGTTTATGGAAAAAATTGGATTGAAGGATTAA
- a CDS encoding RNA degradosome polyphosphate kinase translates to MGKAKKNKSEVENIHFQVKNNTPEFEQTTEQTTVEVNLSDPDYYFNRELSWLEFNNRVLHEATDPRTPLLERLKFMAIFSSNLDEFFMVRVAGLKQQVLAQVSKRTPDGRTPSEQLDAIRVRLLPMVTQQHQHCEQELRPLLAKAGIYILDYVDLNQKQRNYLENYYSEQIFPVLTPLAVDPSHPFPYISNLSLNLAVVVKDPETGAELFARVKVPRVLKRFVPLPEKLQQQEKGQTTTWTGVPLEQIIAHNVESLFPGMKIQECHPFRITRNADLTVEEYEADDLLIAIEEELRKRRFGRSAVRMEIPVTTSKLVKHTLMRDLELEETDVYEFEGLLALGDLMSLMALPRPELKDPVWEPVVPRRLRFPIGEENVEDIFSVIRSRDLLVHHPYHSFSATVERFITQAAQDPDVLAIKMTLYRTSGDSPIIDALIRAAENGDQVSVLIELKARFDEENNIVWARKLEQAGVHVVYGLVGLKTHTKIVLVVRREGDKIRRYVHIGTGNYNSKTAKLYTDLGLLSCRDDLGADLTDLFNSLTGYSRQKSYRKLLVAPFSLRDRMIEMIGREIEHCRNGGTGRIVAKMNSLLDPTIISALYNASQAGVKIDLIVRGICGLRPGLKGVSENIRVVSVVGRFLEHSRIFYFQNQGQDEVYIGSADWMRRNLDRRVEAVTPVEDPEIVKDLEEILGIMLADNRQAWDLQPDGTYIQRQPAQGVKAESAHKILMDMALQSSGMG, encoded by the coding sequence ATGGGTAAAGCTAAAAAGAATAAGTCTGAAGTTGAAAATATCCATTTTCAAGTTAAAAATAATACGCCTGAATTTGAACAGACCACAGAACAGACCACAGTTGAGGTTAATCTGAGTGACCCTGACTATTACTTCAATCGAGAACTGAGCTGGTTGGAGTTCAATAACCGAGTATTACATGAAGCAACGGACCCCCGAACACCTCTGTTAGAGCGTCTGAAGTTCATGGCCATCTTTAGCTCTAACCTGGATGAATTCTTTATGGTGCGGGTGGCTGGTTTGAAACAACAAGTGCTAGCACAAGTTAGTAAACGGACACCCGATGGTCGGACACCCAGTGAACAACTCGATGCCATCAGAGTGCGCCTGTTACCGATGGTAACTCAACAGCATCAACACTGTGAGCAGGAACTGCGACCCCTGCTAGCCAAAGCAGGGATTTACATTCTCGACTACGTGGACTTGAACCAGAAACAGCGGAATTACTTGGAAAACTACTATTCCGAGCAAATTTTTCCAGTTCTGACTCCCCTGGCTGTGGACCCCAGCCATCCCTTTCCTTACATATCCAATCTCAGCCTGAATCTGGCGGTAGTGGTGAAAGACCCGGAAACGGGAGCAGAATTGTTTGCTCGGGTCAAAGTTCCTCGAGTCTTAAAGCGCTTTGTACCCCTCCCGGAAAAATTGCAGCAACAAGAGAAGGGACAAACTACTACTTGGACTGGTGTTCCTCTCGAACAAATTATTGCCCATAATGTGGAGTCTCTGTTTCCAGGGATGAAGATTCAGGAGTGTCATCCCTTCCGTATTACCCGCAATGCTGATTTGACAGTAGAGGAGTACGAAGCCGATGACCTGCTGATAGCGATTGAAGAGGAACTACGGAAACGACGGTTTGGACGTTCTGCCGTGCGCATGGAAATTCCTGTGACCACCTCCAAGTTAGTAAAGCACACGCTGATGCGAGACCTGGAACTTGAAGAAACCGATGTCTATGAATTTGAAGGTCTGTTGGCACTGGGTGACTTGATGTCCTTGATGGCATTGCCACGGCCAGAATTGAAAGACCCTGTGTGGGAACCAGTGGTGCCCCGACGCCTGCGCTTTCCTATCGGGGAAGAGAATGTGGAAGATATCTTCAGCGTGATTCGCAGTAGGGATTTGCTGGTACACCATCCTTATCATTCCTTTAGCGCAACGGTAGAGCGCTTTATTACCCAGGCCGCTCAAGATCCAGATGTCCTAGCCATCAAAATGACTCTATATCGCACATCTGGTGATTCACCCATTATCGATGCCTTGATTAGAGCAGCAGAAAATGGTGATCAAGTGTCGGTACTCATAGAACTAAAGGCTCGTTTTGATGAAGAAAATAATATTGTCTGGGCAAGGAAGTTAGAACAGGCTGGAGTCCATGTAGTCTATGGTTTGGTAGGTTTAAAAACTCACACCAAAATTGTGCTGGTGGTGCGTCGGGAGGGGGATAAAATTCGTCGGTATGTTCACATTGGGACGGGGAATTATAATTCTAAGACTGCCAAACTATATACTGATTTAGGACTATTGAGTTGCCGTGATGATTTAGGAGCAGATTTGACAGATTTGTTTAATTCTTTGACCGGTTACTCACGGCAAAAGTCTTATCGAAAGTTGTTGGTCGCACCATTTAGTTTACGCGATCGCATGATCGAAATGATTGGGCGGGAGATTGAACATTGCCGCAACGGGGGAACAGGTCGTATTGTTGCCAAAATGAATTCCCTACTAGACCCCACGATTATTTCGGCTCTCTACAACGCCTCACAAGCTGGTGTAAAAATTGACTTGATTGTGCGGGGAATTTGTGGTCTGCGTCCTGGTCTTAAAGGAGTCAGTGAAAATATCCGTGTGGTAAGTGTCGTGGGTCGTTTTTTAGAACACTCACGAATTTTTTACTTCCAAAATCAGGGTCAAGACGAAGTCTATATTGGCAGTGCAGACTGGATGCGTCGTAATTTGGATCGACGGGTAGAAGCAGTGACACCAGTGGAAGACCCAGAGATTGTCAAAGATTTGGAAGAAATCCTGGGAATTATGTTAGCAGATAACCGTCAAGCTTGGGATTTACAGCCTGATGGCACCTATATCCAACGACAGCCAGCTCAAGGGGTTAAAGCAGAATCGGCTCATAAGATTTTGATGGACATGGCGTTGCAATCGTCAGGGATGGGATAG